In the genome of Myroides phaeus, one region contains:
- a CDS encoding DUF2461 domain-containing protein produces the protein MKSLQKEHLDFLVTLSQNNNKPWFADNKPYFDKLFAEVKDFFKEVYETMQQHDGVDLFHVHRIYRDVRFAKDKTPYKTYFGLHLGRNKPLLRGGYYINIEPGKSFVGGGFWEPNKEDLLRIRKEIEMDDSELRDIIKDKRFQAYFGDLVGEELKTCPKGFDKEHPAIDLLRKKQFLVMRSFTDKEILKPGFADEVIKTFEAMRPFFDYMSDVLTTDVNGVSLYE, from the coding sequence ATGAAGTCGCTACAGAAAGAACACTTAGATTTTTTGGTAACGCTTAGTCAGAATAACAACAAGCCTTGGTTTGCAGACAATAAACCGTATTTCGACAAGCTATTTGCAGAGGTGAAAGACTTCTTTAAAGAGGTGTATGAAACGATGCAACAGCACGATGGGGTGGATTTGTTTCACGTACATCGCATTTATAGAGATGTGCGTTTTGCTAAGGATAAAACACCTTATAAAACGTATTTCGGTTTACACTTAGGACGTAATAAACCGTTGTTAAGAGGAGGGTATTACATCAATATTGAGCCTGGAAAGAGTTTTGTTGGTGGTGGTTTTTGGGAACCTAATAAAGAGGACTTATTGCGTATTCGAAAGGAGATTGAAATGGATGATAGTGAGTTGCGCGATATTATTAAAGACAAGCGTTTTCAAGCGTATTTTGGCGATTTAGTAGGTGAAGAATTGAAAACTTGTCCTAAGGGATTTGACAAAGAGCATCCTGCCATTGACTTATTGCGCAAGAAGCAGTTTTTGGTTATGCGTTCCTTTACAGATAAAGAGATATTAAAACCAGGTTTTGCGGATGAAGTGATTAAAACGTTTGAGGCAATGCGTCCATTTTTTGACTATATGTCGGATGTGCTAACCACTGATGTAAACGGGGTTAGCTTGTATGAATAG
- a CDS encoding DNA-deoxyinosine glycosylase, which produces MKNEMRIASFEPLIGDNATVLVLGTMPSVKSLEGQEYYGNRQNAFWPILFGVFEEEMTTDYELKKELLRRHGIALWDVLQSCEREGSLDSKIKGEVPNDIVGLLKAYPTIKTIVFSSQKAAQYFKKYIGTIEGITFVTMPSPSGANARMSLQDKLNHWKTLKSFI; this is translated from the coding sequence ATGAAGAATGAAATGCGTATTGCTTCTTTTGAACCGTTGATAGGTGATAATGCCACTGTTCTTGTGCTTGGAACGATGCCCAGTGTGAAGTCGTTAGAGGGACAAGAGTATTACGGCAATAGACAAAATGCCTTTTGGCCTATCTTATTTGGGGTGTTTGAAGAAGAAATGACTACTGATTACGAGCTAAAGAAGGAATTGTTAAGACGACACGGGATTGCGTTGTGGGACGTTTTGCAGTCGTGTGAACGGGAAGGGAGCTTAGATAGTAAGATCAAAGGAGAGGTGCCTAATGATATTGTGGGCTTGCTAAAAGCGTATCCTACAATTAAAACCATTGTGTTCTCCAGTCAAAAGGCAGCACAGTATTTCAAAAAGTACATTGGTACCATAGAAGGTATTACCTTTGTAACAATGCCATCGCCCAGCGGGGCTAATGCAAGGATGAGCTTGCAAGACAAATTAAATCATTGGAAAACACTTAAATCATTTATATGA
- a CDS encoding DUF4595 domain-containing protein — MIKKQLFFFGLTMLLTLGSCSKGDDNNIVNPEPHKGAPISAPIAPPTKTQQVDLVREIQITNNKAGKVTTSKTVFTYNADNTLNTVSGLKTSPSFGAEDIRYVYSNGKATAFVSQKGIKGEDVYEFTLAPNEKKAISLKVTLADTEDTNRRYDFSYNELNQLVKIENTSDLNHDIEEYIWEEGNPLKTKGRTHISDSYRRSDVLNNSNIDLNVLIAGYPNFINPRYAAIQGLLGVKAPNLLQQYETSRRRFSYTYQLNEKGAVSQVVRTIFHKDENVTETTTFDIKY, encoded by the coding sequence ATGATTAAAAAACAATTATTTTTCTTTGGTTTGACAATGTTATTAACCTTAGGAAGCTGTAGTAAAGGAGATGATAACAACATCGTAAACCCAGAGCCACACAAAGGAGCACCTATATCTGCACCTATCGCTCCTCCTACAAAAACACAACAAGTTGACTTGGTAAGAGAAATTCAAATTACCAATAACAAAGCAGGAAAGGTAACAACTTCAAAAACTGTTTTCACTTACAATGCTGACAATACATTAAACACTGTAAGTGGATTAAAAACAAGCCCTTCTTTTGGTGCTGAGGATATTCGCTATGTGTACAGCAACGGAAAGGCAACTGCTTTTGTATCACAAAAAGGAATTAAAGGAGAAGATGTGTATGAGTTTACTTTAGCCCCAAATGAGAAAAAAGCCATCTCATTAAAGGTAACTTTAGCTGATACAGAGGATACGAACAGACGTTACGACTTCTCATACAACGAGCTAAACCAACTTGTAAAAATTGAAAATACAAGTGACCTTAATCACGATATTGAAGAGTATATTTGGGAAGAAGGAAATCCTTTAAAAACAAAAGGGCGTACACATATATCAGATTCTTATAGAAGATCGGATGTTTTAAACAATAGCAATATTGATTTAAACGTACTTATTGCAGGTTACCCTAACTTCATTAACCCAAGATACGCTGCTATTCAGGGATTATTAGGTGTAAAAGCACCTAACTTATTACAGCAATATGAAACATCTCGTAGAAGATTCTCTTATACGTATCAGTTAAATGAAAAAGGAGCTGTATCTCAAGTGGTCAGAACAATATTCCACAAAGATGAAAACGTAACTGAAACAACCACATTTGACATCAAATACTAA
- a CDS encoding glutaminyl-peptide cyclotransferase: protein MKNYNILFPIALGFVLMSCSNNKNLEKNVFSIDTTHLKQLYAGNEDLKLSLKTTDNAEIDSVAYYLNDKKIATAKNNEVLNYNLANEKLGETIIKGIAYADGQQKEVTTKIEVTSPVTPVAYSYRIVNTYPHDQEAYTQGLEFYKGTMIESTGNGEGGGTAINYQGTGKKGVSSVRHVDYKTGQVTKIHKLPMEIFGEGCTILNDKLYQLTYQNKEAYVYNPETLEKIKTLPYFKNMEGWGLTNDGTHLYMTGGDETIYKVDPETFTEVDQIKVYINRTAVQGVNELEWVDGKIYANVYGQNAVAIINPKTGAVEAIVDVKELLDKTTYHQDRDVLNGIAYNPQTKTFFLTGKNWDKMFEIEIIK, encoded by the coding sequence ATGAAAAATTATAATATTCTATTTCCCATAGCCTTAGGCTTTGTTTTAATGAGCTGTTCGAACAATAAAAATTTAGAGAAAAATGTTTTTTCTATTGATACGACGCATTTAAAACAACTTTATGCAGGAAATGAAGACCTAAAATTGTCATTAAAAACAACTGATAACGCCGAAATTGATTCTGTTGCTTACTATTTAAACGACAAAAAAATAGCTACTGCAAAGAATAATGAGGTGCTGAATTACAACTTAGCAAACGAGAAATTGGGCGAAACAATCATCAAAGGAATAGCATATGCTGACGGACAACAAAAAGAGGTGACTACTAAGATTGAGGTAACTTCTCCTGTTACGCCGGTTGCTTATTCATACAGAATAGTAAATACCTATCCGCACGATCAAGAAGCTTACACACAAGGGTTGGAATTTTACAAGGGTACAATGATCGAAAGTACTGGTAATGGTGAAGGTGGTGGAACGGCTATCAACTACCAAGGTACTGGTAAAAAAGGTGTGTCAAGTGTTCGCCACGTTGATTATAAAACAGGACAAGTAACAAAAATACACAAGTTGCCAATGGAGATCTTTGGTGAAGGGTGTACTATTTTAAACGATAAACTGTACCAACTGACTTACCAAAACAAGGAGGCTTATGTGTATAATCCTGAAACATTGGAGAAAATAAAAACATTGCCTTACTTCAAGAATATGGAAGGTTGGGGATTGACAAATGACGGTACGCATTTATATATGACGGGTGGTGATGAAACGATTTATAAAGTGGACCCAGAAACATTTACAGAGGTTGACCAAATCAAAGTTTACATTAACAGAACGGCTGTACAAGGAGTAAACGAATTAGAATGGGTAGATGGTAAAATCTACGCAAATGTTTACGGTCAAAACGCAGTTGCTATTATCAACCCAAAAACGGGAGCAGTAGAAGCGATTGTTGATGTGAAAGAATTATTAGACAAGACAACGTATCACCAAGACCGCGATGTTTTAAACGGAATAGCTTATAATCCGCAAACAAAAACATTCTTCTTAACAGGTAAAAACTGGGATAAGATGTTTGAAATAGAAATCATTAAATAG